Proteins encoded by one window of Lutibacter sp. A64:
- the gltX gene encoding glutamate--tRNA ligase, giving the protein MNNVRVRFAPSPTGPLHIGGVRTALFNYLFAKKHNGTFILRIEDTDQTRYVANAEQYIIDALNWLHIPYEEGPDKNEKFGPYRQSERKEIYKKYALELIAKGKAYYCFDTAEELDVCRKDHEGKGKTFIYNHHNRAKLTNSISLTEDEVNQRIANGEKYVIRFKMYDPKSEGEQTTIATTDIVRGEVSFKKEILDDKILFKSDGMPTYHLANIVDDHLMEISHVIRGEEWLPSLPLHIALYEAFDWKTPEFAHLPLILKPVGKGKLSKRDGDKLGFPVFPLAYKNNETGDVSRGYKEDGYFSETVINFLALLGWNPGTEQELFSLETLEKTFDLSRVNKSGARFDPDKTKWFNQQYMHIKSDEELAELFTPILTEKGISKKTDFIVKVVSLIKERATFIADFWELSNFFFEDPKEYDGKASRKNWKEGTSELMQELITILTSIEDFNSKNIETIVKEWITSKEIGFGKIMQPFRLSLVGAMKGPHLFDIAEMIGKEATINRIKKAIDTL; this is encoded by the coding sequence ATGAACAACGTTAGAGTACGATTTGCACCTAGTCCAACTGGACCACTACATATTGGTGGAGTTAGAACAGCCCTTTTTAATTATTTATTTGCTAAAAAACACAACGGAACTTTTATTTTACGTATTGAAGATACTGATCAAACACGTTATGTTGCTAACGCAGAACAATATATTATTGATGCATTGAATTGGTTGCATATCCCTTATGAAGAAGGACCAGATAAAAACGAAAAATTTGGACCTTATCGTCAATCTGAACGTAAAGAAATTTATAAAAAATATGCTTTAGAATTAATAGCAAAAGGAAAAGCTTATTATTGTTTTGATACTGCAGAAGAATTAGACGTTTGTAGAAAAGATCACGAAGGAAAAGGAAAAACTTTTATATACAACCACCACAATAGAGCAAAACTAACAAACTCTATTTCACTTACTGAAGATGAAGTGAACCAACGAATTGCAAATGGAGAAAAATATGTAATCCGTTTTAAAATGTACGATCCAAAAAGTGAAGGTGAACAAACTACAATAGCAACTACAGATATAGTTCGCGGTGAAGTATCATTTAAAAAAGAAATTTTAGATGATAAAATTTTATTTAAAAGCGATGGAATGCCAACCTATCATTTAGCAAATATTGTTGATGATCATTTAATGGAAATAAGTCATGTAATTCGTGGTGAAGAATGGTTACCTTCCCTCCCACTACATATTGCGTTGTATGAAGCTTTTGATTGGAAAACTCCAGAATTTGCACATTTACCATTAATTTTAAAACCTGTAGGAAAAGGAAAATTAAGCAAACGTGATGGCGATAAATTAGGATTTCCAGTGTTTCCTTTAGCCTATAAAAATAATGAAACTGGAGATGTTTCACGTGGATATAAAGAAGATGGCTATTTTTCTGAAACCGTTATTAACTTTTTAGCTTTATTAGGTTGGAATCCAGGTACAGAACAAGAATTATTTAGTTTAGAAACATTAGAAAAAACATTTGATTTAAGTCGCGTAAATAAATCTGGAGCACGTTTTGATCCAGATAAAACTAAGTGGTTTAATCAACAATATATGCACATAAAATCCGATGAGGAATTAGCTGAATTATTTACACCAATCTTAACTGAAAAAGGTATTTCTAAAAAAACTGATTTTATTGTAAAAGTAGTTTCTTTAATAAAAGAAAGAGCAACATTTATTGCTGATTTTTGGGAATTAAGTAATTTCTTTTTTGAAGATCCTAAAGAATATGATGGAAAAGCTTCAAGAAAAAATTGGAAAGAAGGTACTTCAGAATTAATGCAAGAACTAATTACTATATTAACTTCAATTGAAGATTTTAATTCTAAAAATATTGAAACCATTGTTAAAGAATGGATTACTAGTAAAGAAATTGGTTTTGGAAAAATAATGCAACCGTTTAGACTTAGTTTAGTTGGTGCAATGAAAGGTCCTCACCTATTTGATATTGCTGAAATGATTGGAAAAGAAGCAACAATTAATAGAATTAAAAAAGCTATTGATACATTATAA
- a CDS encoding multidrug effflux MFS transporter, protein MTIKQKYTLLFILGALSAIGPFSIDMYLPAFPSIAEDLHTDISNVSLSITSYFIGISIGQLIYGPISDKYGRKKPLLIGLTLFCVTALACVFSPGINWLIGMRFLLALGGCAGLVTSKAVVRDAFPINETAKIFSILMLISGVAPIIAPTIGGWLLTVFNWKSIFYFLSFFSSILILAVHFYLPEGNSTNKERSLKPKNVYKDYKTVFSNPIFLYYTLASSIAMAGMFAYISGSAFVFINHFGISESNFGLIFGLNACGFIFGSQVNRLLLKKYSSQKVITFSAATLVSLSLLILLLFTLNSITSTILIAFIFTFLFSLGLLIPNATALALAPFSTNAGSASALIGFMQMFFGASLSAMVSLLHNETIFPLVFGMFLCGITTFGIIMILNTKIKKNRFYKKCIS, encoded by the coding sequence ATGACAATAAAACAGAAATATACACTACTTTTTATACTTGGTGCTTTATCTGCAATAGGTCCGTTTAGTATAGATATGTATTTACCTGCTTTTCCTAGTATTGCAGAAGATTTACATACAGATATTTCAAACGTTTCTTTATCCATTACAAGTTATTTTATTGGTATTAGCATTGGTCAATTAATTTATGGACCTATATCAGATAAATATGGAAGAAAAAAACCTTTATTAATTGGTTTAACACTATTTTGTGTTACTGCTTTGGCCTGTGTGTTTTCACCAGGTATTAATTGGTTAATTGGCATGCGTTTTTTATTGGCTTTGGGTGGTTGTGCAGGATTAGTAACAAGTAAAGCTGTTGTACGAGATGCTTTTCCTATAAATGAAACGGCTAAAATTTTTTCAATTTTAATGTTAATTTCAGGTGTTGCTCCTATAATTGCGCCAACTATTGGAGGGTGGTTATTAACAGTATTTAATTGGAAATCTATATTTTATTTTCTAAGTTTTTTTAGTTCTATATTAATTCTTGCTGTACATTTCTATTTACCAGAAGGTAATTCAACAAATAAAGAACGCTCACTAAAACCAAAAAATGTTTATAAAGATTATAAAACCGTTTTTAGCAATCCTATTTTTTTATATTATACCCTGGCTAGCAGTATAGCAATGGCAGGTATGTTTGCATATATTAGCGGATCTGCCTTTGTTTTTATAAACCATTTTGGTATTTCAGAATCTAATTTTGGATTAATATTTGGCTTAAATGCCTGTGGTTTTATATTTGGTAGCCAGGTAAACAGACTCTTATTAAAAAAATATTCATCGCAAAAAGTAATTACATTTTCAGCAGCAACATTAGTTAGTTTATCGCTTTTAATTCTATTATTATTTACACTAAACTCTATTACAAGTACTATTCTAATAGCTTTTATTTTTACATTTTTATTTTCACTTGGATTGTTAATTCCAAATGCTACAGCTTTAGCTTTAGCACCTTTTTCAACTAATGCTGGAAGTGCATCTGCATTAATTGGATTTATGCAAATGTTTTTTGGAGCATCACTTTCTGCAATGGTTAGTTTATTACATAACGAAACTATTTTTCCATTAGTTTTTGGTATGTTTTTATGTGGAATTACTACGTTTGGAATTATTATGATACTAAATACAAAAATTAAAAAAAATAGATTTTACAAAAAATGTATTTCTTAA
- a CDS encoding response regulator transcription factor has product MKPINIIIVDDHLLFGKALNGLVSNFKEFNVLAVLKNGKELIEFISSENTLPEIILMDIQMPIMNGIEATSWLKDNKPEIKVLALSMECDESTILTMLRAGAKGYLLKDIHPDILQHALNEVHLNGYYYTDSITNTLLNSIQKPEKPKNITLKERELEFLKLTVSEKTYKQIAEAMCLSPKTVENYREALFEKLEVKSRIGLVIYAIKEKIVIL; this is encoded by the coding sequence ATGAAACCGATTAACATAATTATAGTAGATGATCATTTACTTTTTGGAAAAGCGCTAAACGGATTAGTTTCTAATTTTAAGGAATTTAATGTACTAGCAGTTTTAAAAAATGGTAAAGAACTTATAGAATTTATTTCTTCAGAAAACACATTACCAGAAATTATTTTAATGGATATTCAAATGCCAATTATGAATGGTATAGAAGCTACCAGTTGGCTAAAAGATAATAAACCTGAAATTAAAGTTTTGGCTCTATCTATGGAATGTGATGAATCTACTATTTTAACAATGCTTCGTGCCGGAGCTAAAGGATATTTATTAAAAGATATTCATCCAGATATTTTACAACATGCTCTTAACGAAGTTCATTTAAACGGCTATTATTATACAGACAGTATTACAAATACTTTACTTAATTCAATACAAAAACCCGAAAAACCTAAGAACATTACTTTAAAAGAACGCGAATTAGAATTTTTAAAATTAACGGTCTCAGAAAAAACATACAAACAAATTGCTGAAGCTATGTGTTTAAGTCCAAAAACTGTTGAAAATTACAGAGAAGCTTTGTTCGAAAAACTAGAAGTTAAGTCACGTATCGGACTTGTAATTTACGCTATAAAAGAAAAGATTGTAATTTTATAA
- a CDS encoding acyl-CoA thioesterase, which translates to MEKIYKSPKESEIILTELMLPSYSNFSGKIHGGFILSLMDKAAFASASKFSGQYCVTASVNRVDFLNPVEVGDLLTLHAQVNFVGRSSMVVGIRVESQNITNGKIKHCNSSYFSMVAKDETGKGVQVPGLIISSETDMRRFLRSIKHIKMRHERKIEFSAESFEPEKYKDALEGYNVKIEL; encoded by the coding sequence ATGGAAAAAATTTATAAAAGTCCAAAAGAGTCAGAAATTATATTAACAGAATTAATGTTGCCTTCATATTCAAATTTTAGTGGAAAAATTCATGGAGGATTTATTTTATCTTTAATGGATAAAGCAGCATTCGCTTCAGCTTCTAAATTTTCGGGTCAATATTGTGTAACTGCCTCAGTTAATAGGGTAGATTTTTTAAATCCTGTAGAAGTAGGAGACTTATTAACATTGCATGCACAAGTTAATTTTGTTGGTAGATCTTCTATGGTTGTTGGTATTAGAGTTGAATCTCAAAACATTACAAATGGTAAAATTAAACATTGTAATTCATCTTATTTTTCTATGGTTGCTAAAGATGAAACAGGTAAAGGAGTACAGGTTCCAGGTTTAATTATTTCTAGTGAAACAGATATGCGTAGATTTTTACGATCTATAAAACATATTAAAATGAGGCACGAACGTAAAATTGAATTTAGTGCAGAAAGTTTTGAACCAGAAAAATATAAAGATGCCTTAGAGGGGTATAATGTTAAAATAGAATTGTAA
- a CDS encoding sensor histidine kinase — protein MDQTEIQILVFVVTIVILVLVVALVLFFSFFQQKKTALLIEQRETQKRFQEEINKSKLEIQEQALKNISWEIHDNIGQLLSVAKMQLNIVQMTLPEAEKQQVYETGTIVSKSLEELRGLAKSLNPETIKNKGLIDSLELEMERFNRLKVIDASLNVTGNLYNLSNEKEIILFRILQEFCNNTLKYAKAHKLTIHLNFNKNNLEITAEDNGIGFNINDSSKQHGIGLLNIRSRGKLIGAKIDLTSTENIGTKLYISCPK, from the coding sequence ATGGATCAAACTGAAATTCAAATATTAGTTTTTGTAGTAACAATTGTTATTTTGGTTTTAGTAGTTGCTTTGGTGCTTTTCTTTTCTTTTTTTCAACAAAAAAAAACAGCTCTTTTAATTGAACAACGCGAAACACAAAAACGTTTTCAAGAAGAGATTAATAAATCTAAATTAGAAATTCAAGAACAAGCTTTAAAAAATATTAGTTGGGAAATACATGATAATATTGGACAATTGCTTTCTGTTGCAAAAATGCAGTTAAATATTGTTCAAATGACTTTACCAGAAGCCGAAAAACAGCAAGTTTATGAAACAGGAACTATTGTAAGTAAAAGTTTAGAAGAATTACGTGGTTTGGCTAAATCTTTAAATCCTGAAACAATAAAAAACAAAGGTTTAATTGATTCTTTAGAATTAGAAATGGAACGTTTTAATCGTTTAAAAGTTATAGATGCTTCATTAAATGTTACTGGAAATTTATATAATTTAAGTAATGAAAAAGAAATAATTTTATTTAGAATTCTACAAGAATTTTGTAACAATACTCTAAAATATGCCAAAGCCCATAAATTAACCATACATTTGAATTTTAATAAAAATAACCTTGAAATCACCGCAGAAGATAATGGAATTGGCTTTAATATTAACGATTCTTCTAAACAACACGGCATTGGTTTATTAAACATTAGAAGTCGTGGAAAACTGATAGGAGCAAAAATAGATTTAACTTCTACAGAAAATATAGGAACAAAATTATATATTAGTTGCCCTAAATAA
- a CDS encoding DUF4175 family protein produces the protein MSNYNYIVQKLQQFIKKYYTNELIKGILLFFSLGLLYFIFTLIIEHFLWLKPTFRTLLFWVFVIVELALIFNYIAIPIFKIYGIKKGISTKEASEIIGKHFPEIKDKLLNMLQLKEIQYHSDLIEASIQQKSSEFKLVPFNKAVNFSENKKYIKYALLPIVIWFLVYFTGNSSIFNNSFTRVVHYKTAYQPPSPFQFKILNSSLNVIEGSDFNLQIEVVGNTIPENASIHFYNQNYFLESIGLGKFQYNFTSVKEPINFYIEAANVVSKEYALSLKATPVITNLKMVLDFPSYTGKSKEIVENTGNAIVPQGTKVSWQVETHQTDTVSFIFDKNSINNFKQISKDLFSFSKKLTTTTNYKITTSNTQLKNHESLNFEIDVISDEFPKIIVKSDIDSISRGPVQFIGQISDDYAVNKLQLVYYDKNNPESLKTHQIKISKSSFSDFYYVFPDGISIDQGLNYELYFEVFDNDKINGSKKTKSRTFTFYNKTDEELKDVLLKEQADNLNKISKTIEKSKESNSEVDKFKDDLKKKADINWNDSKKLEQFIKRQAQYQEMFKEQTEQLEQNLNEQPAEPSLSEKKEELKKRIEETKKLAEQKDILKQLEELSKKIEKEDLVDKLEEIAKKNKQNQQSLERILELTKRFYVEQKANQISEKLQNLADKEEELSKKNYEENTSEKQEEINKEFTQVKKDIDLLHKENQNLKRPMKLPNDPDILEDINNKLQQAFDELKEEENSEENSESLNSKSKAKKSQKSAAKKMKQLSKSMEQSMEAMEGESIDENIEDLRKIVENLIEFSFQQEDLLSEFYNTDASHPTYANNLKEQYVLKEYFDHIDDSIYMLSLRMVKMGADIQKDVSDAQYNIDQSLVNFSDNRFREGISNQQFTITSVNNLANKLSDLLENLMNASASMGKGKGSSQGFSLPDIIKKQGELSEKLEEGMKKGDKPGDKNEGEDGNKKNGEGEGNNEDGNSEQMNEELYEIYKEQAKLKEMLKEMMGSEGEKPGQGSDAVVKEMEVLEQELLEKGFTNSVLEKMKNLTHQLLKLETARKEQGEDEQRKSETNLQSFQKRNIDKLKLQNQYFNYNEILNRQSLPLRKIYKIKVQEYFKTLQKNDSI, from the coding sequence TTGAGCAATTATAATTACATAGTACAAAAACTTCAACAGTTTATAAAAAAGTATTATACAAACGAACTAATTAAAGGAATTTTACTGTTTTTTTCTTTAGGATTATTGTATTTTATTTTCACTTTAATTATTGAGCATTTTTTATGGCTAAAACCAACGTTTAGAACACTTTTATTTTGGGTATTTGTTATAGTTGAACTCGCCTTAATTTTTAATTATATTGCAATTCCAATTTTTAAAATCTACGGAATAAAAAAAGGGATTTCAACTAAAGAAGCTTCAGAAATAATAGGTAAACATTTTCCAGAAATTAAAGATAAGTTACTGAATATGTTGCAGTTAAAAGAAATTCAATACCATTCAGACTTGATTGAAGCTAGTATTCAACAAAAATCTAGCGAGTTTAAACTTGTTCCTTTTAATAAGGCTGTTAATTTCTCAGAAAATAAAAAATACATTAAATATGCTTTATTGCCTATTGTAATTTGGTTCTTGGTTTATTTTACTGGAAATAGCTCTATTTTTAACAATAGTTTTACACGCGTTGTACACTATAAAACTGCCTATCAGCCACCATCACCTTTTCAATTTAAAATTTTAAATTCTTCTTTAAATGTTATTGAAGGATCAGATTTTAATTTACAGATAGAAGTTGTTGGAAATACCATTCCAGAAAATGCTAGCATCCATTTTTACAATCAAAATTATTTTTTAGAATCTATTGGACTTGGTAAATTTCAATACAATTTCACAAGTGTAAAAGAACCCATTAATTTTTATATTGAAGCTGCAAATGTTGTTTCTAAAGAATATGCCCTTAGTTTAAAAGCTACACCAGTAATTACCAATTTAAAAATGGTATTAGATTTTCCAAGTTATACTGGTAAAAGTAAAGAAATAGTTGAAAATACCGGAAATGCCATTGTTCCACAGGGAACTAAAGTTTCTTGGCAGGTAGAAACGCATCAAACAGATACTGTTTCATTTATTTTTGATAAAAATTCAATTAACAACTTTAAACAAATTTCTAAAGACCTTTTTAGTTTTTCAAAAAAATTAACAACTACTACAAATTATAAGATTACCACTTCAAACACTCAATTAAAAAATCATGAATCTTTAAATTTTGAAATAGATGTAATTTCTGATGAATTTCCAAAAATTATAGTAAAGTCTGATATAGATTCAATTAGTAGAGGACCAGTTCAATTTATAGGGCAAATAAGCGATGATTACGCTGTTAACAAACTTCAGTTAGTATATTATGATAAAAACAATCCAGAGAGCCTTAAAACTCATCAAATTAAGATTTCAAAATCATCTTTTTCTGATTTCTATTATGTTTTTCCAGATGGAATTTCTATTGATCAAGGTTTAAATTATGAACTTTATTTTGAAGTTTTTGACAACGATAAAATTAACGGAAGCAAAAAAACAAAGAGTAGAACTTTTACTTTTTATAATAAAACTGATGAAGAATTAAAAGATGTTTTGTTAAAAGAACAAGCAGATAATTTAAATAAAATTTCTAAAACTATTGAAAAATCTAAAGAATCAAATTCTGAAGTAGATAAGTTTAAAGACGATTTAAAAAAGAAAGCTGATATTAATTGGAACGATTCTAAAAAATTAGAACAATTTATTAAACGTCAAGCTCAATATCAAGAAATGTTTAAAGAACAAACTGAGCAATTAGAACAAAATTTAAACGAACAACCAGCTGAACCTTCTTTAAGTGAAAAGAAAGAAGAATTAAAAAAACGTATAGAAGAAACTAAAAAGTTAGCTGAACAAAAAGATATATTAAAACAACTTGAAGAATTATCTAAAAAAATTGAAAAAGAAGATCTAGTTGATAAATTAGAAGAAATTGCAAAAAAGAATAAACAAAACCAACAAAGTTTAGAACGTATTTTAGAATTAACAAAACGTTTTTATGTTGAACAAAAAGCAAATCAGATTTCTGAAAAATTGCAAAATTTAGCTGATAAAGAAGAGGAGCTTTCTAAAAAAAACTACGAAGAAAATACTTCTGAAAAACAGGAAGAAATTAATAAAGAATTTACTCAAGTAAAAAAAGATATTGATCTACTACATAAAGAAAATCAAAATTTAAAAAGACCTATGAAACTTCCAAATGATCCAGATATTTTGGAAGATATTAATAATAAATTACAACAGGCTTTTGATGAATTAAAAGAAGAAGAAAATTCTGAAGAAAATTCAGAATCCCTAAATTCAAAATCTAAAGCTAAGAAAAGTCAGAAATCAGCTGCTAAAAAAATGAAGCAGTTAAGTAAATCTATGGAACAATCTATGGAAGCTATGGAAGGAGAATCCATTGACGAGAATATAGAAGATTTACGAAAAATAGTTGAGAATTTAATTGAGTTTTCATTTCAGCAAGAAGATTTACTTTCTGAATTTTATAATACAGATGCAAGTCATCCTACTTATGCAAATAACCTAAAAGAACAATATGTATTAAAAGAATATTTTGACCATATTGATGATAGTATTTATATGCTTTCTTTGCGTATGGTTAAAATGGGTGCAGATATACAAAAAGATGTTAGTGATGCACAGTATAATATTGATCAATCACTTGTAAATTTTTCTGATAATAGATTTAGAGAAGGAATTTCTAACCAACAATTCACCATAACTTCTGTTAATAATCTAGCTAATAAATTAAGCGATTTATTAGAAAATTTAATGAATGCTTCTGCAAGTATGGGCAAAGGAAAAGGTAGTTCTCAAGGATTCAGTTTGCCAGACATTATAAAAAAACAAGGTGAACTTTCTGAAAAATTAGAAGAAGGAATGAAAAAAGGGGATAAGCCTGGAGATAAAAATGAAGGAGAAGACGGTAATAAAAAAAATGGAGAAGGTGAAGGAAATAATGAGGATGGAAATAGTGAGCAAATGAATGAAGAACTTTATGAAATTTATAAAGAGCAGGCAAAATTAAAAGAGATGCTTAAAGAAATGATGGGTTCTGAAGGTGAAAAACCTGGACAAGGTTCTGATGCTGTTGTTAAAGAAATGGAAGTTCTAGAACAAGAACTTTTAGAAAAAGGTTTTACTAACTCTGTTCTAGAAAAAATGAAAAATCTTACGCATCAATTATTAAAATTAGAGACGGCTAGGAAGGAGCAAGGTGAAGATGAACAACGTAAATCTGAAACTAATTTGCAATCCTTTCAAAAAAGAAATATTGATAAATTAAAATTACAAAATCAGTATTTTAATTATAACGAAATATTAAATAGACAATCATTACCTTTGCGCAAAATTTATAAAATTAAAGTACAAGAGTATTTTAAAACACTTCAAAAAAATGATTCAATTTAA